DNA from Ovis aries strain OAR_USU_Benz2616 breed Rambouillet chromosome 15, ARS-UI_Ramb_v3.0, whole genome shotgun sequence:
AAAGGGGATCCACCAGAAGATTTCAAGCAGAAGTGTCATGAACAAATCTATGTATCAGGAAGGAAATGTTTTTGATAGCCAAGTGAAAAACAGCTTCCAAAAATTACCGCAAATGTGACAGCCTAAGGCTACGTACGCCATTCCTTTTCGAGAGCGCAATTCTTTCAGGACTGTTCCTCCCTCCTCACTTCTCCATCTGGCCCCCTAGCCCATAGATTCTGTCTCTCTAGTCTCTCCTACCTGTATCCTCTCTGGGATCCAGCACAGGCCCTAGTCACTTCTATCTTAATTGATCTTCCGCTGGGCTTCACCAACCTGAGGGTCTCTTACCCAGCAGTTTCCACTTGGCCTTCATTAGAATCACAGAGGAATTTGGTAAGAACATGCCAGACCTACTTAATCTGAGTAATTTTAAAAGCTCCCTAGGCAATTCTGAGTCTCAGCCAGGTTtgcaaactgttttttttttttttttttaaatccttgctATACATAAGTGAAGGGGCTGTACTGCTGAGAACTTCCGAGAAATGCAGAATGTCAGGTTCCACCCCGACCTAGGAATCAGAATTTGCATTTGAACGAGATCCCCAGGTGACTCTTAAGCTTGTTAAAGGTTGAAAAGCACTGCTACCAAGTGTTGCCAgatcattcattccacaaatatttactagaTTTTCTCCACTGGGCTAGAGGTTTGGGAGGCTGAAAGGGTCAAGGGCCAAGGTCCCAGACTTTAAATTCAGACAACCATCAATCAATCTCCTGCTTAAAAGCCATTATTGAGGCTCATGATTTCAAAGCCCAGACTTCTCCACCTGGCCTTCATGGCCCGCTGGGAACAGGTTTCTTCCTCATCACCAGCTTTATTGTCTCTCACTTGCCACTGGAGTCAAGCTGAGCCACTTGCTACTTCTCAGGCTATGAAGTGCTTGCCTGCCTCTCACAGGGCAGGTGACACTCTACCTACCTCTGCCTGGAGAAATCCTTCAAGGTCCACCATGCACGTGTCACCCCCTTCCTGAAATTATCCCAGGTTTTACACAgtcagatgaaaaataaattcctaCAACACTTTGCTCTTACCTCCTTCATACCATTTATTTCATTCTACTTGTCAGGCACCTGTGGCACATAGCTGACCCAGTAAAGAGACCATAATGCTGTTTATCTCTGTAGTAGCAATATGCTAATAACTGGCACATCACTGAATCTCAAGTAATACTAACAATAATGtattattaagtaaaaattatGAACGAGTGCAGTAAAAGTCCACCATTCCCCCTCATCTCCCACTTCAAAATCATCTAAATATAAGCAGATTACATACAGACTACCTAAGCCtcaagtaaaaaagaaaacctctaaatcaagtattttttcatgtagTACAAATAACAAGCAAAGACTGAACAAACAGAAGATGAATTCTGTGTACAGCCAACTGCCTTTGTTGGGCATTAAACTTCATAGAATGCAACATAAAATTTGGTAACATTGCAGATTTGTAGTATAATTGATTAAGGTACTGGGAGAAAGATATGAGACAGGAAGTGAACTAAAATATACAAAGGGAGACAAACATCCAGCTGCTCTAAAAGTAAAAATGCTCTGGATTTGTCTTTTAAGAGGACTGACTAAATGCTGGCTAGAGTGCCTGTTTTGATCTTATGCGCACTTTGGAAGCCCTGGtctttaaatatataatcttATTTTCATCTGAGTAACAACTGAAGGTCTGGAGTCAGGATGTCATGAAGGAGAGGAACCCTCTTTCAAACAGAACCATCCCCGTTTTGCCGTCTATTGGGACGCTGTGGCTTGAGGTTTGGAAAAGCCTGTTGCATTTTTCCAATTACAATACAGAGTTGATTTCAGCTAAGGCGTTGTAGCTGGACGCACGCTCTGTGGAACATCGATTTGCTTGGGCAAAACGGACCGTAAGCTTCCCGACCACCTTGGGCTATCTCTCTAGACTACGCCGCTGCTCCAACCGACTGAGCAGAGCTCTGACACACTACACACAACTAGGATGACTGGCCACCCTGCGCATCTCTAGGGCCATCCCGGCACCTGTAGGGGCGCGGACAGTCCGTAGACTCCAGACAGGACTGGGAGGAGACACGAAGCAAATCCCCAGGAGTTATAGTCTCCTCGCAATCTGGCAAAAGAAGGGGAGGAGGGTCCCCGCCCTCGCGTCTGGGATACACTCGGGGATCTCAGTTCCTAAGCCAATTCCCCTGCGGGGGCTCCCAGTTCAGCCTGCGCAGTGGGCCCGGGGGGCGTGGGGAGAACCCACTGACCTGAGTTTGGGGCTCCTCTCCGGACAGCTCAGGTGTGCGGGCCTTTCACTTGTCCCCCCCACCTCCGAACATGAGAGCCGAGAAACGAACAGCAGGCCACTGACCCACCGACCAACTAACCGACCAACCAGCGGACCGACCGGCAGCGGCCGCGTCCGGAGCCCACGTGACGGGGGCGGGGACCCACGGCAGACTCGGGAGGCTAGTCCAGGAGCGCCGGCTCCCAGACCGCCCACCTTCCCCCGGGACCGCCCCTCCGCCACGCCCCCTCCCTCTAGGCTCCGTGGCAGCCCGCAGGGACCCAACCGCCACGAGTTCTAGTTCCTTAGCGACCTGCCTCGTCAACCCCGCCCCTTCGGACCTGCTCAGCCCCGGCCGgtccagccccagccccgcccagccccagctccagcaCCGCCTCCTAAGCCGACTTTACCGTTCCCCTAAGCCCCGCCTCTCTTCGGCGGCCACGCCCCCTAAgagccccgcccctgcccttGTCACCTCCCTCTCCAGCACCCTTCCTGCCCCGGGTGATGCCTGGCGGTCCTCGGCTCCCtgttccctgggcttctccagaccTTGAGCACCGTTCCTTGGCCATAGGGAAGAAAAGCGAAAAGCAGAAAGGGAACTTGGGTCGAGAATTGCAAAAAGAGTTGTCATAGAAAGAATGTTTTAGAGGCAGTCCCAGAGCAGCAACCGTCGGGTGTGCGGACTTCTGGGCCCAAGCGATCTAGTTCAAATTGAGGTTGGCCTGATGGCAGTCTCATTTCTTGTCTCTGAGCGCCCCCAATTCGGAAGACTGAGTCACCCTAGGATCTGGCCGCTCTCGAACCCCGCGACCTGTAGTGGAGGTCCCTCTAGCGGTCAGCGTCAGTCAACGGCGCCGGCGCCCGTTCTTGTGAACAGCTGGGGACAAGTAGTCCTGTCCTGTGCCCAGCATTTAGGCGGGGGTTCCACAGGCACAACAAAAGCTTTGCTGAGCACAGGAATGGACTATAGGATCGGGGCAGGACTGGGCCTTTGGGGACCTAGTCCAAGGCCTTCTCCCGGTGTAGGGCATGAATCCCCTTTGGTGGTACTGCTAGATTGTTGCCCTGTCTGGGCCCCAAGACTTGGTTGCTCAGTTCAGCGGATTAAAATCCCTGTGGGCCTCAGATGGCATCGACACCAAGGACTCTGGCATAGTCCCCAGCTCTGGCAGGAGTCACTACCTCCCTAACCTCAGTTTTTATCTACATTTCTACAGGCTGGGTTGTTGATCAACTCCACAAgacacattattttttatattatcctGATGGTCTGAAATTACCAGTGTGCCCAGACTTGTACATGCAAACAAAACTTAAGCCACCCTGGCAAACATGAGACTCTGGTCACTGCAGGAACCTGGCCAGAGGCAGGCCAAGGGCAAAGCCAGCAGAGGAAGGCTGGGGCCCACAAGAGTTGTGTTACAACAGGACACTCTTCAGTTCTCTTTCACTTCCTTAAAATAGCTCAGAGGCTTTTATAGAGGCGGCTGCCATGGTTCACACGAGTTCATGGGTGTTTCCAGATCCCACATGTTATTGCCCTAGTGGACCTGCAGTCCTCAGAAAATGGTAGTCTGTTCTTTAGAACtatacattactttttaaaaatcatctttaaaaatggtGTAAGTTACAGACATTGAAAATAAATTCTGGTTACCGAAAGGGAAAGGGGAGTGATgaataaactaggagtttgggattagcagcttccctggtagctcagagtttaaagcatctgcctgcaatgcaggagacctgggttcgatccctgggtggggaagatcccctggagaaggaaacagcaacccactccagtattcttccctggagagtcctatggacggaggagcctggtgggcttcagtccacggggtcgcaaagagtcggacacgactgagcgacttcacacacaggtacacactaatttatataataaacaaggatttactgtatagcacaggggactatattcaatattttgtaataacctataattaaaagaatgtgaaaaagaatatactgcatcactttgctgtacacctgaaactaatacaacattgtatatcaattatactttaattttttaaaaatggtgtaaATAATTGACTTTCCTGCTTACTCACACTTTGGAACCATTTTAGGGGAGGGAACTTAAAAATTACAGCACTGTCTtgtccctcctccagaggctctgatTGAATGATCTGGGGGTATGGCTTGGcatcaggatttttaaaagctcctcaGGTAATTCTTAGGTGCAGTCAGGTTtaagaaccactggtctagaTCTTAGGAGCTTCAATCCTCAGTAAAATCCAACAAGAGACCAGAACTGAAAAGCTCATCTGAAAGAAGCCCAAGAAGTGTCCACAGACCTACATGTTTACCCCTGGCTCCCAGGAAACAAAGTGCCCTGTTAACGGGGGCTTCCAGGAGAAAATGTCTTAACCTAAAAAAGTGATTCTAGCTACAGAAATTTAAGGCATGAGAGTGTGATGTTAGTGGCAGGTGTGCCCTGCATAACTGTCAAAGCAAAGCATATCACACATGAATGGTAGACAGCACATCACAGGCAGCCTCTCTGCGCCTCCAAAGGAACCGTGTATGCAGGATTTATGAGTAATCCCACTCTGATTAATGCCCCTGCTACCCTCATCTGTGAGGCACATTCCTTTTCCCTGTGAAACAGGTAATGTTATTTTACCCATGAGGCAGCAAATGgcccccagtccatggaatggGTAATATcaccacatttatttattcatacctGCCTCATTCCACAATGGATTTGAGCTCTCTGTATCACTCTGTTAGAACTGTGGGTAACTGTGCTATGTCCATGGGGTTAGCAATTCCATTCTGCCAAACAGCTACTCAAATGctatgggaaagaaaaagaaaaaacaaccacccCTCTCTTCACTGCCTATGGTCCCAGCCTGGGCTTGGCAGAGGTCGAAAACAGCTGCAAACACACAGAGCAAACCCTCTCATGTGACCAACCTGGGGAGACAGAGGCCCCAGCACATGACACAGACTGGCACCACAGCCTGCACTTGTGGCCCGAACCAGCCTGCAGTGAACAAATGTGTGGGAAAGAGTTTGAAGAAGCCCCTCCAGACAGGCCCAGGTGGTCTCTGTCCCCTGAGCCACGTGGCACGCCTGCTGTGGCAGGGAGTCCCTTGCCTGCTATCTGGCATCCATCCAGATTCCAGAATACTTACTGAAGGCCTCAGTGAGTTGGGGATTGTTCACAGTAAATCCAGGCACAGGCAGCACTCCCTGAAACGTTTATGCTGAGGGCATGTAGGCAAATACAACCTGATGAGGTTTATTTGCTTAGTGTTACTTTTATTGTGTTTCAGGCAAGAAGAAAGAAGCAGGGGAAGGTAAGGCAAGATGAGTCTACAGAAGGGTCCTCAGCCTTAGGCTGGTTTTCTAGAGGAAGTAGCTTTTCAAAGGCCTAAAGGAGGGTCTTGTGCAGGCATGAAACTAGCTAAAGGGGCAGGCTATTATTTTTCGGCTGAAATGATTAACAAATTTCTGAGAAAAGGTTGGGTGAACAAACATATATTTGATGCTTTCTTGGACAATGACAAGATTATGGGCTTTGCGGTATTTTCTAGCTCTTTCCTTTTGTAGCTTTGGTACTTTGAATGACTCACCGAAACCCTCTGTCTATAAAGGCTTGTCCCATTTATCTCATAAGGATGAGAGGAGTTCTAACACAGGTGCAGACACTTTATAACTGGAAAGTGGTATTCAAATagtaatattttcactttctttttacgACCGCCTTGCTTGGTGTAGGGACAGTACCAGGGGAAATCAAAATTAAACATCAACTAGAAatattactttacactattgatactatgtatagaatagataactaatgagaacctactgtgtagcagtacagggaattctgcttaatgcactgtggtgacctgaatgggaaggaagcccaaaagggaggggataagTGCGTATGCagggctgattcattttgctgtacagtagaaactaacacaacattgaaagcaACTATACTCGAATAAAAATTAATCCAAAAAATAGTATTTCAGTTGGGCAGTGAATAATAGAAGAATAGCAACAGGCAACTATAAAAGAGGAAAGCTTGGGCAAAGGCCAGAGGGGAGAAAAGCTAGGAGTGAGTGTCCGGCCTACATTTCTAATGGCTGAGAAGGTGAGAGTGGGGAGAGTTATTAAAGTACATGCCAAAATGCTTTACTAAAAAGGAAAGGTTGGAAGTAAGCTGGATCAGGATGTGGAAGGCCTTGAGCACCAAGGCATTGGGATAGGTAATGGAAGTTCCTGAAAATTCCTGAATGACAGACTGTCATCTAAGCTCTTAGAAGATACAAAAGGCAGTACCATCCAGAAAAGGATGTGTGTGCATCCCCACTTGCAGCCCCTCATTTCCCTGTGTGCCATGAGTGGGatgctattaatatattaatactacAGTATATTGCAGAGGGGCCCTGGCCCCCATCCTGGAGCACAGCATCCCTggccatctccctccccactgtAATGCATCACTGGAGAGGCTGCTTTCTCCTGGTCTGGAGTTTGTAAATGATCTGATTTCCATCATTCCAGGCATAGAGCTGCTTATCTCTGGGGTTGTAATGGATCATGGAGTGACTTCTCGGCCGCCTGGGAAAGAACAAGTTGGGCAGATTCTCTTCAGTGATGGTGCCAAGAGGATCATAGACACAGGTGATGCGATGTGGGCcatggcctccagaactgtagaCCACGTAGAGGACCCCACACAAGAGGAACGAGGCTTCAGCGTCCTGGCTTCTGCATGGAGTGTCCCATGAGTGTTCTACTCCCAGCGTGTCAGGCTCAATTTTCGTGAGAACCAAATGGCTGCGGATGCCTGGCCCTGAGTGGAtggcccagagcccgtgctcatCCACAGCCAGGTCAATGTAAGTCGAAGGGGAGTGCTGGTAGGCCAGGGCTCTGCCTGCTCCTCCAAAGAGAAGCATCCGGTCTTCTACAGTCCtcttttgcagattatatttGATGATCTCATTGGGAGTCCCTTGGCTGTGAAAAAATAGGAAACCTTTGTAGATCACTTGGCCTGTTCCCTGCCAGGAATGTGTTAGAATCAGCTTCCGGGGGGCTGGCTTGGTGCTATCTTCCATGAAGGCCCGTATATTGGCAAATTCCCAGACAGTGTTGTTTCTGGACCCAATGAAGACATAAACCTTTGGAGAGTCACTGACAGCATCTTTCATCCAAGAGCCATCTGTGTCCATCGTCTTCTTCACTATTTTCAGAGACTTTATGCCCATCAGCATATTGTCACAGCCTGGCcacaaaggaggaaaaggagaggttacTTTATGAACATATGAGATGTCTGCTTTTCTCacagattgctttttttttcccttcagtatcTAATATTAAATTATCACACAAAGATCAGTCAATGATTGTAGGATTCAATGAATCAAAGATTTTAAAGAATAACTGAGTCTGTGAAGGGAGTTTCTGTCCAGTTATAAGAGTATTCATTAGTTAAGTTAATCAAATCAAGATATAAACAACTATTTGCTGTGTTCTAGGCTCTGTTCACTCTCCAGAGCACTTCAGGTGACCCACTGAGTATGGAACCACCTAATTCAATTGTGTTTGCCAAGATTTTACTAGGTCTCTGCTGTATACTTAGCTTACAGCACTGTCTTAGAACAGTGCTAAGTACTAAGGATAACAATTATAATATCAACCCTACAACTTGAGAAGATGACCTTCCAGGAAGGATTCCGGTTCTTAACCCTACTAGaacattgttgttattgttcagttgctcagttgtgaccccacggactgcagcacgccagacttccctgtccttcactacctccctaaatttgagtttgctcaaattcatgtccattgactcattACTCATTTACTCATGAATGCATGCATGTCTTTAATCAGCCAACTCTGGATACCAACAAAAAGGGAGATACTAAGCTAGGTGTTATAAGCTGGAGGTACAATGGGCTGGGGTACAATGATAAATTAGGTACAGTTCTTGCTTAATAGGTGCATGACTCTAGATATAAagcttaaaatgattttttttttttttttttcaaaaaagaggacagagaagagatATATCATTTGATACAGGGGGGAACCTGCCTTTGAGTTAGCCCTTGAAAAACACCTTGAAGGACATTCTGAAAGGGGTAGGAGAAACTTTCCCAAAGTTAACAAAATTGCATTTGGGAAAGTCCTTCAAACTTGGTGAAGTAGTACGGAGTTTCATCTAGTAAAAGCTAAATCCTTTGTGTATAAAACTAGATGCATAAAACAAACTAGTTGAAACCTGCTCTGTGCCTGGAACCTTGAGGGTGGAGCTAAGGAATATGGATTTAATTCTCCAGGAAGGTAGGAAGCTACTGAAGCTTTTGAATAAGAATGAAACATGGCCAAGCTGTTCTACAGGACTAACTAAGCTGGTAGTCATGTGTACAATAGATACATGGGAAAGAGACTAAAATGAGGGAAACCAAGCAGAAGGTATTTCTGTAATCCAAACAGGATGAAAGGGTCTAAACTAGGTGGAGGAAGATGAAGTAAAAAGAAGGGGCCTATGTTTCTCTAGCTCCTCACTGGCACTCAGACTATTACTCTCTCAAAAAACCCTCCCTTCTTTGATCCTAGATCAGTTCAAAGTTCCACCTCTGCCCTTGAGAGCTGTGTGTTGGTGAAGAAAATCTCACATTGGTGCCTACTGGTATCATGACACTAAGGGGTCTCCAACGTCAAGTGAGGCCTAAATACTACACTGCTCTCCATGCTCAGCCCATCTTCCACATGGCAACTATCTTAAAGCCCTCCCTTTGCCCCACAACTAGCCCATCGATGCTTCATAATAATGGCTTTACAAACATAAATACTACTAGACATGAACTTCCTCGACTTCCTGCTCCTCACTTATAGACTTTTTCTTCAACTCctaaccttgctgctgctgcaaagtcgcttcagtcatgtccaactctgtatgaccccatagacggcagcccaccaggctcccccgtctctgggattctccaggtaagaacactggagtgggttgccatttccttctccaatgcatgaaagtgaaaagtgaaagtgaagttgctcagtcatgtccgactcttcacaaccccatggactgcagcccaccaggctcctccatccatgcgattttccaggcaagagtactggagtggggtgccatcgccttctctgcctAACCTTGCTCCCCTCCCACATATCTTAGAAGCAGCCATGTCATTCCTCCTGTGAAGACTAATTAGTTTACCTGCACTCCTGTCTTCTAGATTTCCTCCATGAATGATTCCCCTTTCTATCTCAGCTTTCTCCTTCACTACTAGTGCTTTAGCTTGTAAATATCAATTCTCTCACAATTAGACACCTTTTCCAACTCACTTCACTCTACCATTTTACAGAACTAGATTTTCCTAGTTCGTACTCTCTGCACCCATTTCTTCACCTCCCATTCTTTCACGTCACTATAACTTCACAAAAATGACCCTTTATAACACGACCAGGGATTTCCTAACTGAAAACTTAAACCTTTTATGTCTGTATCTTAGCTGACCTTTCTGTAGAAAGGCAATATGGATTAGTTCCTCCTTCTTGAAGGTTTTTTCCTCCCTcgatcttttaaatatatatatatatttttttatttatttatttatttttttttacttatttctagTATATTTTTTGGCAGAGCTGAacctttgttgctgtgcgggcttttctccagaggcagcaagtcgaggctactctctagttgcagtgcgtgagctctagggcacacaggcttcagtcgTTGTGGCGCATTAGCTCAGCaattgtggctcctgggctccagagcacgggctcaatagctgtggtgaaCAAGCCTAGTTGcttcctggcatgtgggatcttcctggatcagagatcgaGCCCCTGTTTCCTGCACaccaggcagatttttaccactgaatcaccacaGAAGCCCTCCCTTGATCTCTGTGTCAGCACAGAGACACATGTCTGTGTTCATCAGGTGccgtttcagtttcctcttctccaGATACGCATTCACAGCCTCCTTTGTACATAAGCTGCACCCATTGATCTATGTCCTGTCCAGCGGGATGTAGACAGAGTGGTATAAGCCCTTTCCACCTGGCCCTTACATATGCTATCTTCAAGAAGACCTCAGGGTCTTGGGATTCTCATGGTGAACAAGTTAGAGAGAGATGTGGGTCAAGATTAGATGAATGCCACTCGTCATTTTTGGAAAAGTGGTCATCAGTTCCAGTCATGAGCTTGTTGCTGGGACTGCCCTGTTTAGACAGTCTGTTGTGAGGTGAGCAGTGTCACAGAGGCAGGGTGTGGTGGCCTGACTAAAAGCATGAGAAATCCTGTACACCTGCCTCAAATCCTGCCGAGGTCTATATCATAGGTAGGAGAGGAAAGTCTTAAGAAAAGCACAGGCAGTctctgggtctccctcactgcctGCTATAGGGTGAGGTGGTGGAGAGACAGTCGAATGTATAACAGTCTCTTGAAGAGAACTGAACATTCCACGGGCCTCTGCGAATCCTTCCAAAAGCTTCAGTATAAGAAACTGGACGTACCAGTGGCTTGTCATTTTGTTCTTAATAAATACATAGGTTCTCCAGGCCAACTGGAGGCCAACTGGagtcagaggaaaagaaatacagtgaaaggagagagagtgGACACAAGGAGGAAAGATGTAtggccagagaagtcccagaggGGGAGGTGAGTAAGCATTTAGCAAACTGCGTGTACTGCCAGCTATTTGGGAAGCAGTCATGAAtgccaagagaaaaaaatccagaaagatgggaggacaaagaaaagcaaaggtgTTCTACATCAAGAGAAGAAAGAGTTTCAGGGAGAAGTAGCAATCAGGTAATCAAAGTTTACTGAGAAGTTGATTAGGATGAAGACCAAGAATTGACTCTTAGATTTTGCAACGTGGAGATTATTGGTGACCTTGAGAAAAGCTGATCCAGTGGAGCAGGCAGGGGAGTTTAGACCTGTGGAGACCTGGAGCTGATCTGAGTAGCTTAGGGCATAACTGCAAGTGAGGAACCCTACCATAGTTCTTTAATCAATTCATCACCCACAATGACTgtaccttctcttctttcctcaagaCTCCATCATAGCCTCCTCACTCTCCTAGGAAGATCTCACCTCTGATTTCACTAAgaaaacagatgcagagaacaacaTCATCTCTGGCATGGATTACTGCAATAGCCTCCTACCTAGTGGCCACACTTCCATCCTTGACCTTAGAGGCCATTCTCCACAGCTGCCAAAGGTATCTTTGAAAAATGTAAGTCAGATCATTTCCCTGTCTGCTTAAAACTCACCAGTGACTTCCCATCTGACTCAGAGTAAAGCTCTGGTCTACCTTCCCGGCCATCCGGGGCTGTCTGCCCACTGCCTCTCTGCCTTGATTTCTGCAAACTCCCCTACCTTGAGCATTTTGTTCAGCTACACTGGCCTCCCTGCTGTGCCTCAGACTGTGCCAAGCACACTCCTGCCTCAGGAAATTGGCACAGTTTGTTCCCTCTGATTGGAGCCCTCTTCCTGAAGATAACTACATGCCTTCCTCCCTCGCTCCATTTAGGTCTGCTCACAAATGTTCCCTCATTATCAAGGTCTCCTCTCATCACCCTATTGAAAATGGCAGCCCCCTTCTCCAGCTCTGCATAACCCCCTTACCCTAGCTCATCGTTCTCCACAGTGCTTGTCATCTTCTGTCTGATGTATTATAAATTCATCTGTTAACATATTTATTGTTCAGCTCCCCTCAACAGAGTATAAACTCGTTGAGGGCATGGGCATTGTCTTATCTGTTTCATTCACTGCTGTGTATCTTGCCCCTGGGATAGCAACTGGCACATAGGAAGccagtgtttgctgaatgaatgagttttCCGACTAACCAATCTATTAATCAATTGCACATGAACCCATACTATTTGTCTTCCCTCCTGCTCTCTTTACTTTTGCAGTGAATCTTGTTCCCCTCACCAACACAAGGACTTAGCACCTGAAATTACCT
Protein-coding regions in this window:
- the OLFML1 gene encoding olfactomedin-like protein 1, whose protein sequence is MMLALRRACIFRAVVFMAFLPPPPRAQDPAMVHYIYQRFQVLEQGLQKCTQATRAYIQDFQEFSKNISVMLGRCHTYTSEYKSAVHNLALRVERAQRELDYLEYLREADACAESEDKALAEKLVQEAEEEQRVRTLLNASCDNMLMGIKSLKIVKKTMDTDGSWMKDAVSDSPKVYVFIGSRNNTVWEFANIRAFMEDSTKPAPRKLILTHSWQGTGQVIYKGFLFFHSQGTPNEIIKYNLQKRTVEDRMLLFGGAGRALAYQHSPSTYIDLAVDEHGLWAIHSGPGIRSHLVLTKIEPDTLGVEHSWDTPCRSQDAEASFLLCGVLYVVYSSGGHGPHRITCVYDPLGTITEENLPNLFFPRRPRSHSMIHYNPRDKQLYAWNDGNQIIYKLQTRRKQPLQ